The Salvia miltiorrhiza cultivar Shanhuang (shh) chromosome 1, IMPLAD_Smil_shh, whole genome shotgun sequence genome has a window encoding:
- the LOC130995145 gene encoding glyceraldehyde-3-phosphate dehydrogenase B, chloroplastic-like: MASHAALASSRIPACTKLPSKTSHSFPAQCFSKRVEVAEFSGLKSSGCVTFAKNGREASFFDAVAAQLTPKTAGSAPAKGETVAKLKVAINGFGRIGRNFLRCWHGRKDSPLEVVVVNDSGGVKNASHLLKYDSMLGTFKADVKTVDNETISVDGKLIKVVSNRDPLKLPWAELGVDIVIEGTGVFVDGPGAGKHIQAGAKKVIITAPAKGADIPTYVVGVNEHDYDHDVADIISNASCTTNCLAPFVKILDEEFGIVKGTMTTTHSYTGDQRLLDASHRDLRRARAAALNIVPTSTGAAKAVSLVLPQLKGKLNGIALRVPTPNVSVVDLVVNVAKKGISAEDVNAAFRKAAEGPLAGVLAVCDEPLVSVDFRCSDVSSTIDSSLTMVMGDDMLKVVAWYDNEWGYSQRVVDLAHLVANKWPTGVADATGDPLEDFCKTSPADEECKIYE, translated from the exons ATGGCGTCCCATGCAGCTTTGGCCTCTTCAAGAATCCCAGCCTGCACAAAGCTCCCTTCCAAGACCTCTCATTCTTTCCCTGCTCAATGCTTCTCAAAG AGAGTTGAAGTAGCAGAATTCTCTGGCCTCAAATCCAGTGGTTGTGTGACTTTTGCCAAGAATGGTAGGGAAGCTTCCTTTTTTGATGCAGTGGCTGCCCAACTCACCCCAAAG ACTGCAGGATCAGCTCCTGCTAAGGGAGAGACTGTGGCCAAACTGAAGGTCGCCATCAACGGATTCGGGCGCATTGGGAGGAACTTCCTGCGCTGCTGGCACGGCCGCAAGGACTCCCCACTGGAGGTGGTGGTCGTCAATGACAGCGGTGGCGTGAAAAAC GCTTCTCACTTGCTCAAGTACGACTCGATGCTAGGCACGTTCAAGGCGGATGTGAAGACAGTGGACAACGAGACGATCAGCGTTGATGGGAAGCTCATCAAGGTTGTCTCCAACAGGGACCCTCTCAAGCTCCCTTGGGCTGAGCTAGGCGTCGACATTGTCATCGAG GGGACTGGTGTTTTTGTGGATGGTCCGGGAGCAGGCAAGCACATCCAAGCTGGAGCCAAGAAGGTCATCATCACTGCTCCGGCCAAGGGCGCTGATATCCCGACCTACGTCGTTGGTGTCAACGAGCACGACTACGACCACGACGTTGCTGATATCATCAG CAATGCTTCTTGCACCACCAATTGTTTGGCTCCCTTTGTCAAGATTTTGGATGAAGAATTTG GCATTGTGAAAGGAACTATGACAACTACTCACTCATACACCGGTGATCAG AGGCTTCTAGATGCTTCCCACAGGGACCTCCGGCGAGCTCGGGCGGCGGCGCTGAACATCGTGCCGACGAGCACGGGGGCGGCGAAGGCGGTGTCCCTGGTGCTGCCGCAGCTGAAGGGGAAGCTGAACGGCATAGCACTGCGCGTGCCGACGCCGAACGTGTCGGTGGTGGATCTGGTGGTGAACGTGGCGAAGAAAGGGATATCGGCGGAGGATGTGAATGCGGCATTCAGAAAGGCGGCGGAGGGGCCGCTGGCGGGCGTGCTGGCGGTGTGCGACGAGCCTCTGGTGTCAGTGGACTTCCGGTGCAGCGACGTGTCCTCCACCATCGACTCGTCGCTCACCATGGTCATGGGCGACGACATGCTCAAGGTCGTCGCTTGGTACGACAACGAGTGGGGATACAG CCAAAGGGTTGTGGATTTAGCTCATTTGGTAGCCAACAAGTGGCCCACTGGCGTTGCAGACGCCACTGGAGACCCTTTGGAGGATTTCTGCAAGACTAGCCCTGCAGACGAGGAATGCAAGATTTATGAGTGA
- the LOC130995152 gene encoding uncharacterized protein LOC130995152, with translation MAALSNSVVISRSSAIDLSSGSSLKSADQFVRPTNLALSFKGNRRPSTHRKILTVQASYSDGGRPGSASIFVSGFVLGGLIVGTLGCVYAPQISKALTGTDKKDLMKKLPKFIYDEEKALEKQRKKLAEKIAQLNDAIDNVSTQLRSEEPPNGAAVSSDDIEALI, from the exons ATGGCGGCTCTGTCCAATTCCGTTGTGATTTCGAGGAGCTCCGCAATCGATTTATCTTCCG GTTCTTCTTTGAAGTCTGCTGATCAATTTGTGAGACCCACTAACTTGGCCTTGAGTTTTAAGGGCAACAGGAGACCATCCACCCACAGAAAGATACTCACTGTTCAAGCCAGTTATAG TGATGGTGGAAGGCCTGGCAGTGCAAGTATCTTTGTCAGTGGCTTTGTTTTAGGGGGATTAATTGTTGGCACACTCGGTTGTGTTTATGCACCTCAG ATCAGCAAGGCTTTAACTGGAACTGACAAAAAGGATCTCATGAAAAAACTGCCCAAATTTATCTACGATGAAGAAAAGGCCTTGGAG AAGCAACGCAAGAAACTGGCTGAGAAGATTGCACAGCTGAATGATGCCATAGATAATGTATCCACGCAGTTGCGATCAGAAGAGCCACCTAATGGAGCAGCAGTGAGCTCAGATGACATCGAGGCCCTCATCTAA
- the LOC130995170 gene encoding RING-H2 finger protein ATL80-like, with protein MTARSLLGGANSPPSRDSSAAIEAIDSDFIVIIAALLCALICVLGLVAVSRCSWIRRLAGRYPASSPATASSKGLKKKVLKSLPKLTYGQGNELEAAKLHDCAICLAEFAAGDEVRVLPQCGHGFHVGCVDTWLASHASCPSCRQILEVARCRKCGRLPPSTGCSVAGLRPEPRESIVSIGFIS; from the coding sequence atgACTGCCCGCTCTCTCCTCGGCGGCGCAAACTCGCCGCCGTCTCGCGACTCCTCCGCGGCGATCGAAGCAATCGATTCCGACTTCATAGTGATCATCGCCGCTCTCCTCTGCGCCCTAATCTGCGTGCTCGGACTCGTCGCCGTCTCGCGCTGCTCCTGGATCCGCCGCCTCGCCGGAAGATATCCGGCATCGTCGCCGGCGACCGCCTCCAGCAAAGGCCTGAAGAAGAAGGTTCTGAAATCGCTGCCGAAGCTCACCTACGGCCAAGGCAACGAATTAGAGGCGGCGAAGCTCCACGACTGCGCCATTTGTCTGGCGGAGTTCGCCGCCGGCGATGAGGTACGAGTGCTGCCGCAGTGCGGCCACGGTTTCCACGTCGGGTGCGTCGACACGTGGCTGGCCTCCCACGCATCCTGTCCGTCGTGCCGCCAGATTTTGGAGGTAGCGCGTTGCCGGAAGTGCGGCCGCCTTCCGCCGTCGACCGGCTGTTCCGTCGCCGGATTGCGGCCGGAGCCGAGGGAAAGCATAGTTAGTATAGGTTTTATCTCGTAA